The nucleotide sequence TTACGCGAAAAAATGCGTCCAACTTCGAGTATTTCTTTCCAATGACTGTCTTGGAAGGAATTTGGCTGGGTGTCATGCAcctcagtgaggggagtccaacgacGATGGTGGTGTAGCGAACCGTCATCGAAATCgtttgaatttgagacttagtCTTTCATATTAcaatttgaaacagtaacatgaattGGTATATAGTAAGGGTAGAAATGTAATTGGTATTTTCATGGCTAACCTACCTAGAAAAGTTCCGAACTAAGGTCAGCATCACTGAATGCACATCACGAGCTGATGATATACAAGCACACAAAATTGGAACTCCTCCTAATCCTAGTGCTGTGGAAACCACAAACatctcaaaactcaaaactcaaTTCAATCCCTCTATTATTATTCTCTCATCATCATAGGCCTCTAGCCTCGCCCCATTTCATGTGTGCATATATGTTTATTTGGATCAAAAGTTTTGCTTCTTGGTGAACTTAAAAGTTGTATGTATTAGACTAATAGCTTGACAATGTTATTCAAGGCTTTCTACTTGAGCAACCATTATTCTCAGTGTCAGAGTTTTCAAGACTTACTAATCCTGAAAACGGAAATCAAGCCACAGTAAAAGTAATAACatcaattcaaaaatcttagTAAATATGAGATCGAAACTCAAGTCAAATAAACGACAACTATTATATATAACACAGATGCATATATAGTTACTACACCAGGCCTTCTCTTACATCTTCACTACGTACGCAATGTGAAACGCTAATACGATTGCCTCCTCATTCTACCTGCATCTGCATGCAATAGTAGAATCATGTTAATTAATATATGCAGTCATTAATCCAATTTCCATGGCAGTTAAAgggaatataatatattattcgAGTTAATGAGTTAATGAGTGAATTCAATTTGCAGGTGCTTTGATGCGTTGTCTGACTTTCTCTGCAACAGCAGGAATTTTTTACGGCATCTCCCCGGCTTGCTAAAAACGATTTCTTCATTACCGGTCAATCTTATGCTGGACATTATGCTCCTAATCTAGCTTCTCGAATTAAGCAAGGAAACGAAAAAGGAGAGGGCTTTCATATAAATCTTAAGGTATATCATTCTCCCATTCATAACTTTTTATGCTATTGcctcatttgattttttttttgaaattttacgGTGTCACTATAGGTAATGGATTTACAAATCCTAGAATTCAATTTCGAGCATTACCAGACTATGCTCTGTTCAACAATTTAATAAACAAATCGAATCTCTTGCGCATAATGGAAACGGTTGCAGAATGTGAATCGTCTGTAGATGCTTGTGGGACATACTATTTTTGTCTTTCTAATTGTGCTTTTCCTTTTCATGACATACAGTTAACTTATAAAACGTACTAGCTTAGATCAAATAATGTAATATTTCTTGCTAGTAAGGGATGGTGAAGATGCTTGTGTCGATGCGCATGATGATTGTAATAGCATACTTACAGAGATCCTTGACATTGATGAGAATATAAATGTAAGAAATTGCCAGACAATTTTTATGTTTGTCTGTGATAAGGAATTGAATCTAATGGTTATTATTGTTTATGATGATATTAGAAAAGAACGAGAGGGAGTCCTTACCTATGACTTCTCAAATATTGAGACATTTCTAAATATGCAATCAGTAAAGGATGCTCTGGGCGTGGAGAAGTCATTTGCATCTTTCAGCCACCCGGTATACGAGGCATTGAAAGGGGACTGTGCGAAGAATTCTGATGAAGGAATTCCTGCTTTACTTGATAAGGGAATCAAACTCTTAATCTATGTGGGAGATGAAGATCTAATGTGCGACTGGATCGGTTAGTGTCAGAATACTCCAATGCATGAAGAAATCTCAATTAAGCTCTTAATCTGCATTTTTGGTTGTTCCTATTTGAACAGGAAATTTTAGGTGGGTTTTAGAGTTGAATTGGTCTGGCAAGGAAGGATTTACAAGAAATTCAGTTATTCAATTTATCGTTGATGATGAACTAGTAGAATTATTGACCAAATATGGGCCCCTCACTTTCATTAAGGTTTGTTATATTAACTTTATGTGTATATGCAGAGAACTTATAATTTAACCTTCATTCGATGACTTTTATTATATGTCAGGTTTTTCAAACTGGTCACATGATTTCGATGGATCAACCAAAAACTACTTTATATATGACTGGCCATCACTTCAAATGATAGCCTtcacaatttttcttttttttaaaaaaatcttcatAGAATTTTAttagttgttgttgttttttttttaatcttagtTAAAGTAGGATGTGAATAAATGTATGACAAGATCGAGCCTTTATTGACAAATTTGTGCAAAAGCTTAAATGGAATCATCTCATATATATTCTTGTTACCTAGATGTAATCTTTATCATAGAATTCATTCACGTTACAATGATCCAAGCATGATATACTTCAAATATTTCTTAAGAACTATAGCATATAATTAAGGATCTCCAACAACTTAAGAAGCCATTACACCTTGCCTCACAGTAAAATTGGGGTTCATGAAGAGACACAATAGcagaaaaatattgaaaatcatGCAAGTGAGAAGGAATAGTCCTTATCCGAGTGGTGCAACTAATAGGATCATCCTCAGAAGAGGTAGCTAGGAGGCAGGGTTAGAAGCAGGATCAGTGACAAGAGCGGGACAAATAAGGATAGGCACGTCAGGCGAAGTCGGTAAATCTTAAAACTTGACAGAAATAGGCAGTGTAGAGAAAGTCCGTGAGGGAGAGATAGGATGATCAGAATCTATGGTGGATGGTAAACATTCACAAGATGgattagtaaaaaaaaaggaggggAAGAGGAGGTCATACAGAACTTTGGAGACAAAACATAGTCTTCCAGGAGTCAACGTGACGAGAAATATGAAGACGGTTAGAAATAGAATCCCAACAATGTTAACCTTGTGTTTTATTTCATAACTGAGAAAACAACATAAACATTGCGTCTTCCAAAAGAGAAAGTGACGAGAAATACGAAGACGGTTGAAAATGATACAGAAgcgatagggatcccagtaaaaagcatttcagtcatcccagtagtggatgtgtcattCTCTAATTCAATTATCAGATTTTGTGGACCCCTACCCttatatcaatcaagggacaataTCTATTATTAGGATAACTAAGATGTTTTTATtaagatccctaacatttttgaaaatgatatcCCAACAATGATAACCATTGTGTTCTATTTTATATCcgataaaaaaaaatcgtaaATATTTGATCTTCCAGAAGACAACATGACGAGAAATACGAGAAGACGGTTGGAAAGGGGATCCCAACAACAAAGCCGGCAATGAAGATGATAAATAAAAGCTGTTAAATGATCATGTGTATCTAGTGTCACTACAGGATATTGTCCAAAGTTTATTATTGCTAAGCCACCAATGGAgattagaaaaacaaaataaaagccgGCAATGGATATAATAATACATGggaataataaataaaagccCTTAATCATTTTGTATTGAGTGTTAAGCCACCAATGgaattacaaaaaaagaaaaacaaaatattagttGTCCTCAATGAGAACCCTATAAATACCCAATATTTATATTGATTCATagaaaaactatatataatGACTACAACTTTTCTCAacattcttctttctcttcttctttttgatttcttctttacCTCATCATTTGCATATGCCAAATTCAGTAAGCGCCATTTTATACATGACGAGAAATACGACGATGGTCTTTACCTTATCATTTGCATATGCCAAATTCTTCAGTAAACGCCACTTTATATATGACGAGAAATACGAAGATGGTTGGAAATGGGATCCCAACAACGATAAGACTTTAAAGTTGTGTCCACAGCTAAGATACATACAGAACAAAGGAAGTTAAAGGTTTAATTAAAGCTAAGACGTTACAGCTAATGTCACTATGTTATGGTATTGGTATATTTATACAGCTATGCTAACATTTAAATGTGATACAGCTATATATGCTACCAAGTGTCTCTAAAAACTAAATAGAAGGTCTGTCCTACacatttaaattataaaatggAAGGTGTGTTAATTATGGCATATATTGGAGCCCTAAACTAGGGTTACTAGGCTTATAAGATAAtagaagaaaatatttattaaaaaaaaaaaaaaaaacggggCAATGCAATTTTTGGTCCCCAAAAGAGTTGCTAATTTCCAACCCAATCACCGGATATTCACACGTTTAACTTGAGAACCCAAAATTGAAAACTGTTTCAATATGCACACTTGGGTTGATTTCTCATTATTCGATCAAAttctttatattgatttttatgtCATATCAACAGATTGACTGGCCGAATAGTTGAAAATTTATCCGAGTGTgcatattaaaacaatattcgACTTTAGGTTCTCAAGTTGAAAAGTTTAAACATTCGGTGACGAGTTGAACCTGACCATCAATTCTTTTAAAGACTAAAAGTTGCATTATCCCATAAAGAAGCTATCATGTAGaccaattaattgtcaaaatttttttttataaactaattAATCTGACGCTTATAATTATAACATTAGTTGTCCTCAATTAAACCCCATAAATACCCCAAAAAGTAGTACTCATTCAATAGAAAAACTATAATGAGTACTACTTTTGTAAacattcttctttctctttttctttttgatttcttctttacCTCATCATTTGCATATGGTAACCGCCACTTTCTTTCATCGACAACTACCATTTCACCCACCCAAAAAGCAGAAATGCTCATAACATCACCCAACTTGTTCTCTAAGGATAATAGTAACATTATCAAGGATAACCCTTTAGTCCATGACGTTCCAAGACTAGTTgagaagaaattaaaatttcCTCTTCTTTATGACGACCATTGTATTGAAGATCTTGGTGATTATGCTGGTTATTACTCGCTTCCGCATACGGTAGGTGCAAGGTAATTTGACTGATCCATATATTCTTGTTTCTAAAATAAATGTCAATTGGTTCTTCAAGTGTGATGTATAATATCAATTTGCAACTTCATCAATTGTTGCTTTCGCAGAATGTTCTACTTCTTCTTTCAATCACGAAATAGCAAGAATGACCCAGTTGTGATATGGTTAAGCGGAGGACCTGGAGTCATTTGTGCTATTGcattattttatgaaaacaGTCCTTTTCATATCAAAGACGACC is from Tripterygium wilfordii isolate XIE 37 chromosome 14, ASM1340144v1, whole genome shotgun sequence and encodes:
- the LOC120014098 gene encoding serine carboxypeptidase-like; translated protein: MVIIVYDDIRKEREGVLTYDFSNIETFLNMQSVKDALGVEKSFASFSHPVYEALKGDCAKNSDEGIPALLDKGIKLLIYVGDEDLMCDWIGNFRWVLELNWSGKEGFTRNSVIQFIVDDELVELLTKYGPLTFIKVFQTGHMISMDQPKTTLYMTGHHFK